A stretch of DNA from Maridesulfovibrio sp.:
GCAAAATTTATTTTGGCCTGCAGGACATCGTAGGAAACAAGAAAATCGTAGGCAGCCACGCACTGGTCGAATTCCGAACGGACCAGTCCGGTCAGATAGGTAAGAATCTTGAGTTCTTCAACTCGTTCCTGCTGCTTCAGTTCCTGCATGGTGTTGTTGAGTTCAACAAGAAACAGGGGTTCAAAGTAACAGGTTTCGCCGGTATTGGAATAATCGTGAATAATGCCCTGCAACCGGCCTTTGAAATTGGTTTTGAGAGGCAGGACATACCGGTCATTGGTGATGGTCATGAAATCATCCTGCATGAACCGGCTGATATCCTCGCCGTGGATGAAATCGCGCACTCTTTTGGCGCAACGCTGATGAAGGCTGCGGACGGACTGGCGTATATCGTAGAGTTCGGGCGAACTTTCGTCCTTGATGTTGCCGTCCTGATCCAGACAGCGTTTCAGCCCGGAAAATGTCTTCTCCGGCCAGCTGACCTCGTCCAGAAAATCAACTATGCGGTTCCACTCGCGCTTTTCAGCAATATCAAGAGCTTCTTTAAGCACACGGGCCTGTCCGAGTGTCTGTACGAGTGCGTACAGAGCATCGGCATCAAGGACATTGCCGGGCTTCACCAGATAATTGAACAAACCTTCAAGAGGAGGAAACTGACCAAGCCTGAAACCTGTCTCCCTTACAAAATTCTGTCCCTGCCGAAAAAAACGGGCAGCGGAATTGATTTCTTCCTCATCCGGAAGCGGAGAAAGTGCAAGACAAGCCTCGGCACCGGAAGAGGATACGGTGTAATCGGCGAGGACTTTGAGAACCTTCGGAAATTCGAGTAGCTGGAGAGATCTTGGCTCCATGGGAATCCAGTGTGGAAAAATGTTAGAACAACATTTCCCGGTTTACAGCCGGGTGCCAATACGTAAAAAACGGCAAACAGCCCCGGATTGACTCCGGGGCCTGCCGTTAAATACCGGTTGAAGCTGATCTTCAGGAGAGACGGGACCGGACCAGACTGCTTAAAGCCTTGCCGTCAACCTGTCCTTTATGGGCTGCCATGATGGCCTGCATCACCTTGCCCATATCCTGCATTGAAGATGCTCCGAGATCGGAAATAGCCTTGTCCACGGCTGCCTCAAGTTCCTCTGCGGAAAGCTCGGGCGGCATGTATTCGGACAACGCTTCGACTTCTACAGCCTCGATCTCGGCCAGTTCCGGGCGACCGGCAGTATTGTACTGCTCTATGGCATCCCGGCGTTGCTTGATCTGCTTTGCAACAAGTTCAAGCACATCTGCATCGGTAAGCTCAGCACCCTTGGCTTCGACAATGCGATTCTTGATTGCAGTCTTGAGATGCCTCAAAACCTGCTTCTTCACATCATCTTTGGCCTTATAGGCCGCTATGTAATCTTTATCGATCTTCTCAATGAGACTCATATGCTAACCAATTGACATTTTGCGCATTTTTTTAACAAGCCTTTTGCGGGCAGCAGCTTTTTTCTTTTTACGCTGAACGCTGGGCTTTTCGTAGTGCTGACGCTTTTTGAGTTCGGAAAGAACTCCTGCCTTTTCAACCTGCTTCTTGAAGCGGCGAAGGGCTATTTCAAAGTTGTCAGAATCTTCGAGGTAAACACCGGGCAATAAAATCACCCCCCCTTCATAAATCTCGCACTAAATTCATGTACGGAAGAGCGGTTTTATAGACGCATTTTACCCTTGAAGTCAAGGGGTGTAA
This window harbors:
- the rpsU gene encoding 30S ribosomal protein S21, with the translated sequence MPGVYLEDSDNFEIALRRFKKQVEKAGVLSELKKRQHYEKPSVQRKKKKAAARKRLVKKMRKMSIG
- a CDS encoding GatB/YqeY domain-containing protein: MSLIEKIDKDYIAAYKAKDDVKKQVLRHLKTAIKNRIVEAKGAELTDADVLELVAKQIKQRRDAIEQYNTAGRPELAEIEAVEVEALSEYMPPELSAEELEAAVDKAISDLGASSMQDMGKVMQAIMAAHKGQVDGKALSSLVRSRLS